The segment GACATTTTCAAGCGTACCAAGGCTCTGCTCCAAGGGCATTTCATCCTCCGCTCCGGCCTACGCAGCGAGTACTTTTTCCAATGCGCCCAAGTCTGCCAGCACATGAGCGAAGTCACGCGCCTGATCGAATTGCTCAGCCCGAAACTCAAGGATCTGGAGTTCGAAACCGTGCTGGCTCCCGCCATGGGGGGGCTGGTGGTCGGACAGGAAGTCGCTCGTCAGTTCGACAAGCGCTACATCTTCGTGGAGAAGGTTGACGACAAGCTGGAGCTGCGTCGCGGCTTCAAAATCGCGGATGGCGAGAAAATCCTGGTGGTGGAGGACGTGGTGACCCGCGGCGGCCGGGCCAACGAGGCGGTGGAAATCGTGAAGCGAAACGGTGGCGAGGTGGCCGGCATCGCCGTGCTGGTAGACCGTAGCCAGGGCAAGGCCACCTTCGACGCTCCTCTGATTTCACTGCTGGAAATGGGATTTCCGACCTACGACCCGGACAACCTTCCCGACCACTTGAAGGACGTGCCTGCCGTCAAGCCAGGCAGCTAGCGGCGCTCAAAAGCGACAAGGAACAGCAGACGCGAGCGGCAATCTCGAGCCCTGCTCCTCAACCTCCCTCCGATCTTCCAAAAGCTCCGTATCCACAATCTGGATTCGGAGCTTCGTATTGCTGGTCAGATGCGTATGATGACGCCGCCCGAACGAGGCGGTGGCGGAGGTGGAGTCGGATAGCGGTCTCGCGATTCGCGGTCGATATCGTCCAAGCTTCCATGATCGAGGGCGATGAATGCTCCTCCGTGCTCGTAGGTCAGATCGTGCATCAGCTTGGCGAACTTCAAGCCTGACTGCCCGAGGAACATGCCGCCTGATTGGATCACATTGGGAAAGCCGATCGCGTTGATGCGGGCGATGCGGTTGCCCTCCTTGTCCTTGTTGAGCTTGCGAATCTCCGCGATCACCGGCTCCGGCTTGCCAGTGAACTCGTCGCCGAAAACATAGATGCCAAACTTCAAGTCCTCCGCGTTGGGATCGTAGAGCGTGCGAATGGCGCGCTTGATGCCGGGCACCGGGTTGCTCTCGCTCTCGAAGGGATAGAGTCGGACTTGACGCACCATGGCCTCTCGCATCTCGGGAGAATCCTGCAGCCAGCGACCGCCCATGCGCGATCCCATGATAAAGTGCCCGCTCGCATCCAGAAGCTGGATACCTTTCACCTCTGGGTAGGAAGTGATGACTTCCTCGAACTTTCGCACCACGTGAGTGCGGATGAGATTGGTGCTGGTTTCGCGCATGCTGCCGGAGGTGTCGATGACGAAGGCGATCACGTTGCTCTCCACCGGCACGCCGATCGGCGTGGGCTGGATGACCTTCTGCTCGATCTCCGGATCGGTTTGCATCACCGCCATTTCCTCCTCGAGCGACTCGAGATCGCTCACGAACAGCTCCTTGGCCTTTTCCTTGTCCGAGATCTGCTGCCTCAGCTTCGCCAGCAAGGCGTCAAGCGTCTGGCGATCGCGCTCCAGGCGCTTGCGCTTGGTCTTTTCCAAATCGAGCATCACGTTCAGCTCGTCCTGCTTGATCTGGTAGTCCGCCAGCTTGAGCTTACGCTGCAGGACCGTGTTTTCCAAAATGCGCTGCAGCTTGTTGATCTCCCGAGTCTGCACGCCCATGGAAACGATAAACAAGAGGATGATCGCTCCGAAACCGCAGCAGATGCAGTCCAGAAACGACAAGCTGAACACCTCGGTCTTTCTTCTGCGCTTCATAGGTCAGGCCAGTTCTCCGCTGGGCTAATCATGGCCCCGCCCGACGAGTTGGCGAGTCTCCAGAAATGCACTGCGGAACCCGGGTCGGGCATCAGCGGATACATGATAGTGTTGACAGGCAGCCTCAGCTGCAGGGCGTTCTGAGCGGCCCGAAGCATCGCTACGCGGTCCTCGTAGACGATCTGCCCTCCAGACGGATATTGCTCGGAAAGCGTGGGCAATCCGTCGCAGATGAGCACCAAGCGGTCCGGCTCGATCGGCAGTTCGTTCACGATAGCGAAGGCCTTCTCAAGATTCGCTCCGTCGGTTGGGGTGATGTCGTCGATGGCGTTCAGGACCTCGACCGTCAAATCGTTGTCCATGGGGTCGAACCAGTCGCGGCCGAATCCGGTTTCCAGGGGCACCAGGTCCCGGTTGAAGAAAATGATCTTGTAGCGAGCCCCTTCCTTCATGTTGGCGATCAGCCAGCGCAAGGCCAGTTTCACCCGCTTCCACTTCGGGGCCTCGCGACGCTCCTTATCCGATTTGCTGGAGTAGTCGACCGCTTCAGCGATGGTGTCCGCGGTCATACCAGCGGAGGCCTCCACCAGAAACAGCACATGGTCTCCGAGGATGTCGAAACCGGTCAGGTACTGGCGGCGCACCGGATTGGGAATCGGTATCGGCGCCTTCTCCTCCTGCGTGGGCATGTTCTCCTTCTCATCGATCAAGCGACCGATTTCGCCCTCGATAGCGGCCAGCTGCTGCAGCAGCAGCTTCAGCTTCTCCTCAAGCTCCGTTTGCAGCTTCTCCTTCTCGGTGAGCCGCGCCCCGGTATCCTCGTTCTTCTGGCGGGTCGAGGCCAAGGTGAGCTTGAGGTCCTCCAGCTCCTTGTCCTTCAGGGCGATGTCGTTGTCCATCTCCCCGATCACCTCCATGATCTGAGCCTGCAGCTTCTCCATCACATCGGCGCGACGGCTAGCGGTCAGCACAAACAGCAGCAGCACCGCTCCGAACCCGCAGCAGATGCAATCGAGAAAGGAGAGGCTGAAAACTTCGGTGTCTTTTCGCTTGTGACGCATTCAGTCGATTCGAGATGTAGTCAACTATTGGAGACAGTGAATGAGCAGCAGTTGCTTGCGCCTGCCCGGCAGGGCGACCTCCAGCGAGTCGCCGGCTTTCAAGGTCGAGATCGACACCGCCTCCACGATGGTGCTTTTCGACTCCGCGAGCACCCAGCGGTCCTCCTCCGGCTTCAGTCGACACAGCTCCGCGGGCGATGGCGTCAGGTTGCTCTCCACCACCAGGTCGAAGGATTCGGACTCTCCGAAACCGATGATGAACTCCTCCTCGCCTAGCTCGTAGGCCAAGCCGTCGCAGACGATGTGGGTGGGATTGAGCGACTTGCCCTGGCGCACCAGTCGAATGGCTCCGAT is part of the Pelagicoccus sp. SDUM812003 genome and harbors:
- the pyrE gene encoding orotate phosphoribosyltransferase, producing the protein MQSSQEEVLDIFKRTKALLQGHFILRSGLRSEYFFQCAQVCQHMSEVTRLIELLSPKLKDLEFETVLAPAMGGLVVGQEVARQFDKRYIFVEKVDDKLELRRGFKIADGEKILVVEDVVTRGGRANEAVEIVKRNGGEVAGIAVLVDRSQGKATFDAPLISLLEMGFPTYDPDNLPDHLKDVPAVKPGS